The Macrobrachium rosenbergii isolate ZJJX-2024 chromosome 18, ASM4041242v1, whole genome shotgun sequence genome has a window encoding:
- the LOC136847972 gene encoding uncharacterized protein: MQLKKWFALALVAVSLEVAMPTILLTSAAATATALTITVSNAALAAVGGAAVLLGLAGLLKAAGRGRGRRSTTELTTSFTSDAVDILFAAAGSLDQESNCGLRLVCELAATPEGQLSADEMLILSLFGSDLQLQPDQTTSPVTPFQLAAFLGRQSGSVQACATAYSKCKHSAKEIMDILRENQV; encoded by the coding sequence ATGCAGCTGAAGAAATGGTTTGCCCTGGCCCTCGTCGCTGTCTCGTTAGAGGTCGCTATGCCGACCATCCTGCTGACAAGTGCAGCAGCGACTGCCACTGCCCTCACCATCACCGTGAGCAACGCTGCCCTGGCAGCCGTCGGAGGCGCAGCCGTCCTCTTGGGTCTAGCTGGCCTCCTGAAAGCTGCCGGCCGCGGTAGGGGGAGACGATCAACGACTGAGCTCACCACCTCCTTCACCTCCGACGCTGTTGACATCCTCTTCGCCGCCGCTGGTTCTCTGGACCAGGAGTCCAATTGCGGCCTCCGTCTGGTCTGCGAGTTGGCCGCCACTCCTGAGGGCCAGCTCTCTGCGGACGAGATGCTCATCCTGTCTCTCTTCGGCTCTGACCTCCAACTTCAGCCTGACCAGACCACCAGTCCTGTGACCCCTTTCCAGCTAGCAGCCTTCCTGGGTAGGCAGTCCGGCAGCGTACAGGCTTGTGCAACTGCCTATTCCAAATGCAAGCACAGCGCTAAAGAGATTATGGACATCTTGAGGGAAAACCAGGTCTAA